In one Modestobacter sp. L9-4 genomic region, the following are encoded:
- the uvrC gene encoding excinuclease ABC subunit UvrC: MADPSSYRPAVGSIPESPGVYKFRDPAGRVIYVGKAKSLRQRLNSYFADVYGLHPRTRQMVTTAASVEWTVVGTEVEALQLEYNWIKEFDPRFNVRYRDDKSYPSLAVTLNEEFPRLQVMRGPKRKGVRYFGPYAHAWAIRETLDTLTRVFPARTCSNGVFKRAAQIGRPCLLGYIGKCAAPCVGRVSAEEHREIVDDFCDFMGGRTEQMTRRLERQMAEAAEAMEYEKAARLRDDLGALRRAMEKQAVVLGDGTDADVVAFAQDELEAAVQVFHVRGGRVRGQRGWIIDKVEDVTTGQLVEQFLLQVYGGVDEQTGTGEVGEAVPREVLVPELPDDADVYTELLSELRGSQVSLRVPQRGDKRSLMETVERNAKESFARHRVKRASDLTARSLALSEIQEALDLPDAPLRIECIDISHVQGTNVVASMVVFEDGMAKKSDYRRFAVAAGTDDTAAMAEVVRRRFARHLKDEADRRDEQGVAAEEGRPRRFAYPPNLLVVDGGQPQVAAASRSLAELGVVDIAVCGLAKRMEEVWLPDDPDPVILPRTSEALYLLQRVRDEAHRFAITYHRQKRSSTMLVSLLDDVPGLGETRRKALMKQFGSLKRLRAATVEELTAVPGIGRRTAEAVLAAVAEPVEPGSAADRAPDVVAEDAVELEEAPVGAAALPVHAAAAPPVHGAAAGDTAEIGRVHPVAGSSS; the protein is encoded by the coding sequence ATGGCCGATCCGTCCTCGTACCGCCCAGCGGTCGGCAGCATCCCCGAGAGCCCGGGGGTCTACAAGTTCCGCGACCCGGCCGGCCGGGTCATCTACGTCGGCAAGGCCAAGAGCCTCCGGCAGCGGCTCAACAGCTACTTCGCCGACGTGTACGGCCTGCACCCGCGCACCCGGCAGATGGTCACCACCGCGGCCAGCGTCGAGTGGACCGTCGTCGGCACCGAGGTCGAGGCGCTCCAGCTCGAGTACAACTGGATCAAGGAGTTCGACCCGCGGTTCAACGTCCGGTACCGCGACGACAAGAGCTACCCCAGCCTCGCCGTGACGCTGAACGAGGAGTTCCCGCGGCTGCAGGTGATGCGCGGGCCCAAGCGCAAGGGCGTCCGCTACTTCGGCCCCTACGCCCACGCCTGGGCGATCCGGGAGACCCTCGACACCCTGACCCGGGTCTTCCCCGCCCGCACCTGCTCCAACGGCGTGTTCAAGCGGGCCGCCCAGATCGGCCGGCCGTGCCTGCTGGGCTACATCGGCAAGTGCGCGGCCCCCTGCGTCGGCCGGGTCAGCGCCGAGGAGCACCGCGAGATCGTCGACGACTTCTGCGACTTCATGGGCGGCCGCACCGAGCAGATGACGCGCAGGCTTGAGCGTCAGATGGCCGAGGCCGCCGAGGCGATGGAGTACGAGAAGGCCGCCCGGCTGCGCGACGACCTGGGTGCGCTGCGCCGGGCGATGGAGAAGCAGGCCGTCGTCCTCGGTGACGGCACCGACGCCGACGTGGTCGCCTTCGCCCAGGACGAGCTGGAGGCCGCCGTCCAGGTCTTCCACGTCCGCGGCGGCCGGGTCCGCGGCCAGCGCGGCTGGATCATCGACAAGGTCGAGGACGTCACCACCGGCCAGCTCGTCGAGCAGTTCCTGCTGCAGGTCTACGGCGGGGTCGACGAGCAGACCGGCACCGGCGAGGTCGGCGAGGCCGTGCCCCGTGAGGTGCTGGTCCCCGAGCTCCCCGACGACGCCGACGTCTACACCGAGCTGCTCAGCGAGCTGCGCGGTTCCCAGGTGTCGCTGCGGGTGCCCCAGCGCGGCGACAAGCGCAGCCTGATGGAGACCGTCGAGCGCAACGCCAAGGAGTCCTTCGCCCGGCACCGGGTGAAGCGGGCCAGCGACCTCACCGCGCGCTCGCTGGCGCTGTCGGAGATCCAGGAGGCGCTCGACCTGCCCGACGCCCCGCTGCGGATCGAGTGCATCGACATCTCGCACGTCCAGGGCACCAACGTGGTGGCCAGCATGGTCGTGTTCGAGGACGGCATGGCCAAGAAGTCCGACTACCGCCGGTTCGCCGTGGCGGCCGGCACCGACGACACCGCGGCGATGGCCGAGGTCGTCCGCCGCCGGTTCGCCCGGCACCTCAAGGACGAGGCCGACCGGCGCGACGAGCAGGGCGTCGCCGCCGAGGAGGGCCGGCCGCGCCGGTTCGCCTACCCGCCCAACCTGCTCGTCGTCGACGGCGGCCAGCCGCAGGTCGCTGCGGCCAGCCGGTCGCTGGCCGAGCTGGGCGTCGTCGACATCGCCGTCTGCGGGCTGGCCAAGCGCATGGAGGAGGTGTGGCTGCCCGACGACCCCGACCCGGTCATCCTGCCGCGCACCTCCGAGGCGCTCTACCTGCTGCAGCGCGTCCGCGACGAGGCGCACCGGTTCGCGATCACCTACCACCGGCAGAAGCGATCCAGCACCATGTTGGTCTCGCTCCTGGACGACGTCCCGGGGCTCGGCGAGACCCGTCGGAAGGCCCTGATGAAGCAGTTCGGATCGCTCAAGCGGCTGCGTGCCGCGACCGTCGAGGAGCTGACGGCGGTGCCCGGCATCGGCCGGCGCACGGCCGAGGCGGTGCTCGCGGCCGTGGCCGAGCCCGTCGAGCCGGGTTCGGCGGCCGACCGCGCCCCCGACGTGGTGGCCGAGGACGCCGTCGAGCTGGAGGAGGCGCCGGTCGGCGCCGCCGCACTGCCGGTGCACGCCGCCGCGGCGCCGCCGGTGCACGGTGCGGCCGCCGGCGACACCGCCGAGATCGGCCGGGTCCACCCGGTGGCGGGGAGCAGCTCGTGA
- a CDS encoding glucose 1-dehydrogenase gives MLLEGKTLIVTGGNSGIGAAIVRAAAAEGASIVIDYVSHGDATETIIAEVEAAGGRAVGVEADVSRPADLHRMVQTAVDSFGRLDVLVNNAGIETRTSILDTSEDDFRRVMDINLTSAFFGTQFAAKQFIAQGTPGLVLNISSVHEDWPMPGNVAYCVSKGGLRMLTRTAGVELGEHGIRVVNIAPGAVRTPINTSTEQDPAALRTLDAAIPLGRMADPAEIADLVVFLASGRASYMTATTVFVDGGIMQGSVGL, from the coding sequence GTGCTGCTGGAGGGCAAGACACTGATCGTGACCGGGGGCAACAGCGGGATCGGCGCGGCGATCGTGCGCGCCGCCGCCGCCGAGGGCGCCAGCATCGTCATCGACTACGTGTCCCACGGGGACGCGACCGAGACGATCATCGCCGAGGTCGAGGCGGCCGGCGGGCGGGCCGTGGGCGTCGAGGCGGACGTGAGCCGGCCCGCCGACCTGCACCGCATGGTGCAGACCGCGGTGGACTCCTTCGGCCGGCTGGACGTGCTGGTCAACAACGCCGGCATCGAGACCCGGACGTCGATCCTGGACACCTCGGAGGACGACTTCCGCAGGGTCATGGACATCAACCTCACCAGCGCCTTCTTCGGCACCCAGTTCGCCGCCAAGCAGTTCATCGCCCAGGGCACCCCGGGGCTGGTGCTGAACATCTCCTCGGTGCACGAGGACTGGCCGATGCCCGGCAACGTCGCCTACTGCGTGAGCAAGGGCGGGCTGCGGATGCTGACCCGGACCGCCGGGGTCGAGCTGGGCGAGCACGGCATCCGGGTGGTGAACATCGCCCCGGGCGCCGTGCGGACCCCGATCAACACCTCGACCGAGCAGGACCCGGCGGCGCTGCGGACGCTGGACGCGGCGATCCCGCTCGGCCGGATGGCCGACCCGGCGGAGATCGCCGACCTGGTCGTCTTCCTCGCCTCGGGGAGGGCCTCGTACATGACCGCGACCACCGTGTTCGTCGACGGCGGGATCATGCAGGGCAGCGTCGGGCTCTGA
- a CDS encoding glycoside hydrolase family 15 protein, with the protein MPRIEDHALLGDLHTAALVTTEGSIDWLCLPRFDSPACFAALLDTPDAGRWLLAPAAGGVCSARRHRGDTLVLETEWDTPEGRVRVVDLMPPRSGDPTVVRIVEGLSGAVPMRGELRIRFDYGRVVPWVRRHDGRVQALAGPDALWLDTPAPVEEQDRSTVSEFTVRAGDRVPFVLTWAPGHRPAPAPVDAEEELARTVAFWERWVGAGERVGGRHAAAVTRSLVTLKALTYAPTGGIVAAATTSLPEQPGGPRNWDYRFSWLRDSTYTLQALLVAGHTEEARQWRDWLLRAVAGDPADLQIMYAVDGTRRLPELELPWLRGYEGSRPVRTGNAAAGQLQLDVWGEVLDGLHLAREAGLGTTDAAWELQTALMEHLEDHWQEPDDGLWEMRGDRRHFVHSKVMCWVAADRMVRGVRDHGLPGPADRWAQLRDTIRAEVLDQGVVDGHFVQSYGSTELDAALLLVPRVGFLPGDDPRVVATVDAVQRELTRDGLVLRYRTTAAGDGLPGDEGVFLACSFWLVDALHGAGRRAEAAALFERLLDCRNDVGLLSEEWDPGTGRQLGNTPQAFSHFGLVVSAAQLHAGRTRRSDELPG; encoded by the coding sequence ATGCCCCGGATCGAGGACCACGCCCTGCTGGGTGACCTGCACACCGCCGCCCTGGTGACCACCGAGGGGTCGATCGACTGGCTCTGCCTCCCGCGCTTCGACTCCCCGGCGTGCTTCGCGGCACTGCTGGACACCCCCGACGCCGGGCGGTGGCTGCTCGCACCCGCCGCGGGTGGGGTGTGCAGCGCCCGGCGCCACCGCGGCGACACCCTGGTGCTGGAGACCGAGTGGGACACCCCGGAGGGCCGCGTGCGGGTCGTCGACCTCATGCCGCCCCGCAGCGGTGACCCCACCGTCGTCCGGATCGTGGAGGGGCTGTCCGGTGCGGTGCCGATGCGCGGGGAGCTGCGGATCCGCTTCGACTACGGCCGGGTCGTGCCGTGGGTCCGCCGTCACGACGGCCGGGTGCAGGCCCTGGCCGGTCCCGACGCGCTGTGGCTGGACACCCCCGCCCCGGTCGAGGAACAGGACCGGTCGACGGTCTCGGAGTTCACCGTGCGCGCCGGTGACCGGGTCCCCTTCGTGCTCACCTGGGCCCCGGGTCACCGCCCGGCCCCCGCACCCGTGGACGCCGAGGAGGAGCTGGCCCGGACGGTCGCCTTCTGGGAGCGCTGGGTGGGGGCCGGTGAACGCGTGGGCGGGCGCCACGCCGCGGCGGTCACCCGGTCGCTGGTCACGCTCAAGGCGCTGACCTACGCCCCGACCGGTGGCATCGTGGCCGCCGCGACGACGTCACTGCCCGAGCAGCCGGGCGGTCCGCGGAACTGGGACTACCGGTTCAGCTGGCTGCGCGACTCGACGTACACGCTGCAGGCGCTGCTGGTCGCCGGCCACACCGAGGAGGCCCGGCAGTGGCGGGACTGGCTGCTGCGCGCGGTGGCGGGGGACCCCGCGGACCTGCAGATCATGTACGCCGTGGACGGCACCCGCCGGCTGCCGGAGCTCGAGCTGCCGTGGCTGCGCGGGTACGAGGGCTCCCGACCGGTGCGCACCGGCAACGCGGCCGCCGGTCAGCTCCAGCTCGACGTCTGGGGTGAGGTGCTCGACGGGCTGCACCTGGCGCGGGAGGCCGGCCTGGGCACGACCGACGCCGCGTGGGAGCTGCAGACCGCGCTGATGGAGCACCTGGAGGACCACTGGCAGGAGCCGGACGACGGCCTGTGGGAGATGCGCGGCGACCGGCGCCACTTCGTGCACAGCAAGGTCATGTGCTGGGTGGCCGCCGACCGGATGGTCCGCGGCGTGCGCGACCACGGCCTGCCCGGGCCGGCCGACCGCTGGGCGCAGCTGCGGGACACGATCAGGGCCGAGGTGCTCGACCAGGGGGTCGTCGACGGCCACTTCGTCCAGTCCTACGGCTCCACCGAGCTGGACGCCGCCCTGCTGCTCGTCCCGCGCGTGGGCTTCCTGCCCGGCGACGACCCGCGCGTCGTGGCCACCGTCGACGCCGTCCAGCGCGAGCTCACCCGCGACGGCCTGGTGCTGCGCTACCGCACCACCGCGGCCGGCGACGGGCTGCCGGGTGACGAGGGCGTCTTCCTGGCCTGCTCGTTCTGGCTGGTCGACGCCCTGCACGGCGCCGGACGGCGGGCGGAGGCCGCGGCGCTGTTCGAGCGGCTGCTGGACTGCCGCAACGACGTCGGCCTGCTGTCGGAGGAGTGGGACCCCGGGACCGGGCGGCAGCTGGGCAACACCCCGCAGGCCTTCAGCCACTTCGGACTGGTGGTCAGCGCGGCCCAGCTGCACGCCGGACGGACGCGGCGCAGCGACGAGCTGCCCGGCTGA
- a CDS encoding MBL fold metallo-hydrolase gives MSQQYTGDVEVGGPPQRRELPGLTVTKLAVSEMANDVYLLTSTATGESLLVDAAADPAALLALIGDADVRTVVTTHGHWDHHRALADVVRATGAQTVAHPADAGDLPVPVTRPVEHGDTVEVGDQVLEVVHLRGHTPGSIALVWRGADGADTLVFTGDSLFPGGVGNTQGDSARFTSLIDDVEQRLFDVLPDDTWVHPGHGADTTLGAERPHLAEWRARGW, from the coding sequence ATGAGCCAGCAGTACACCGGGGACGTCGAGGTCGGTGGCCCGCCGCAGCGGCGTGAGCTGCCCGGGCTGACCGTGACCAAGCTGGCCGTCAGCGAGATGGCGAACGACGTCTACCTGCTGACCAGCACGGCCACCGGGGAGTCGCTGCTCGTCGACGCCGCGGCCGACCCGGCGGCGCTCCTGGCGCTCATCGGGGACGCCGACGTGCGCACCGTGGTCACCACCCACGGGCACTGGGACCACCACCGGGCCCTCGCCGACGTCGTCCGGGCGACCGGCGCGCAGACCGTCGCCCACCCCGCGGACGCCGGCGACCTGCCGGTGCCGGTGACGCGGCCGGTCGAGCACGGCGACACCGTCGAGGTCGGTGACCAGGTGCTCGAGGTGGTGCACCTGCGCGGGCACACCCCGGGCAGCATCGCCCTGGTCTGGCGGGGCGCCGACGGCGCGGACACGCTCGTGTTCACCGGCGACAGCCTCTTCCCGGGCGGGGTGGGCAACACCCAGGGCGACAGCGCGCGGTTCACCAGCCTGATCGACGACGTGGAGCAGCGGCTGTTCGACGTCCTGCCCGACGACACGTGGGTGCACCCGGGGCACGGGGCGGACACCACGCTCGGCGCCGAGCGGCCGCACCTGGCGGAGTGGCGCGCCCGCGGGTGGTGA
- a CDS encoding DUF2891 family protein, with the protein MTTPELLAAAPELAATALRTVREEFPNALRVDYARPGDAPHRPRDRHPAFYGSYDWHSAVEMHWVLARLLRVAPAQVPAADIRALFDEHWTPAAIAAEVAFAASSPGWERPYGWAWALTLHEELASWAAEGDEDARRWSAVLQPLADHLLTAYARWLPAVTFPVRYGLHPNGAFGLLMALPAARRAGVDGLFTDAARRWFGPDTGAPLRWEPSGSDFLSPALVEAVLMTAVLPDAGPWLAGFLPDGVALTPVVVGDASDGQTAHLHGLNLSRAWCLRRLADALPQHREPLLASAAEHAAAALPHVSGSDYMVEHWLAAYALLYLDAAY; encoded by the coding sequence GTGACGACGCCCGAGCTGCTCGCCGCGGCGCCGGAGCTGGCGGCCACCGCGCTGCGGACGGTGCGGGAGGAGTTCCCCAACGCGCTGCGCGTCGACTACGCCCGTCCCGGCGACGCGCCGCACCGGCCGCGTGACCGGCACCCGGCGTTCTACGGCAGCTACGACTGGCACTCCGCCGTGGAGATGCACTGGGTGCTGGCGCGGCTGCTGCGGGTCGCCCCGGCGCAGGTCCCCGCTGCGGACATCCGTGCCCTGTTCGACGAGCACTGGACGCCGGCGGCGATCGCGGCCGAGGTCGCCTTCGCCGCGTCGTCACCGGGCTGGGAGCGGCCCTACGGCTGGGCCTGGGCGCTGACGCTGCACGAGGAGCTCGCCTCCTGGGCCGCCGAGGGCGACGAGGACGCGCGACGCTGGAGCGCGGTGCTGCAGCCGCTGGCCGACCACCTCCTCACCGCCTACGCCCGCTGGCTGCCGGCCGTGACCTTCCCGGTGCGGTACGGGCTGCACCCCAACGGTGCCTTCGGGCTGCTGATGGCGCTGCCGGCCGCCCGCCGGGCCGGCGTCGACGGGCTGTTCACCGACGCCGCCCGCCGGTGGTTCGGCCCCGACACCGGGGCCCCGCTGCGCTGGGAGCCCTCGGGGTCGGACTTCCTGTCCCCGGCGCTGGTCGAGGCCGTGCTGATGACGGCGGTGCTCCCGGACGCCGGCCCGTGGCTGGCGGGCTTCCTGCCGGACGGCGTGGCGCTGACCCCGGTGGTGGTGGGCGACGCCTCCGACGGGCAGACCGCGCACCTGCACGGGCTGAACCTGAGCCGGGCATGGTGCCTGCGGCGGCTGGCCGACGCGCTGCCGCAGCACCGGGAGCCGCTGCTGGCCTCCGCCGCCGAGCACGCCGCGGCCGCGCTGCCGCACGTCAGTGGCAGCGACTACATGGTGGAGCACTGGCTGGCCGCCTACGCCCTGCTGTACCTCGACGCGGCGTACTGA
- the uvrA gene encoding excinuclease ABC subunit UvrA, producing the protein MDRLVVRGAREHNLKDVHLDLPRDAMIVFTGLSGSGKSSLAFDTIFAEGQRRYVESLSAYARQFLGQMDKPDVDFIEGLSPAVSIDQKSTNRNPRSTVGTITEVYDYLRLLYARAGQPHCPNCGKPISRQTPQQIVDQVLAMTEGTRFQVLAPVVRARKGEYVDLFSSLQTQGFSRVRVDGTIHPLTEPPKLKKQEKHTIEVIVDRLTVKESAKRRLTDSVETALGLAGGLVVLDFVDLPEGDPERERTFSEHLACIDDGLSFEALEPRSFSFNSPFGACPECTGIGTRKEVDPELVVPDPGKSLGEGAIAPWAGSMSNEYFQRLLGGLADMNGFSMNTPWEELPAKVQKSVLHGSPDQVHVKYKNRYGRERSYYAAFEGVLPFLERRHEDTDSEFMKDKYEGYMRDVPCPVCHGTRLKPEILAVKMMGRSIAEVTGLSIGEASEWLNALELGERERAIAVQVLREIQARLSFLVSVGLDYLSLDRPAATLAGGEAQRIRLATQIGSGLVGVLYVLDEPSIGLHQRDNVRLIETLVRLRDMGNTLIVVEHDEDTIKQADWIVDIGPGAGEHGGEVVVSGSYADLLASERSITGQYLSGRREITIPKIRRERTPGRELVVKGARENTLRGIDVAFPLGMLVAVTGVSGSGKSSLVNDILYTTLANELNRARMVPGRHRTITGLDQLDKVVGVDQSPIGRTPRSNPATYTGVWDHVRKLFASTSEAKVRGYQPGRFSFNVKGGRCEACSGDGTLKIEMNFLPDVYVPCEVCKGARFNRETLEVHYKGKTVAEVLNMPIEEAADFFAAIPAIARYMRTLTDVGLGYVRLGQPATTLSGGEAQRVKLASELQKRSNGRTIYVLDEPTTGLHFEDINKLLQVVQGLVDKGNSVVVIEHNLDVIKSADWVIDMGPEGGFRGGQVVAEGTPEFVATVPESHTGRFLAEILDADAVAAAAEGPKKRARKKPQLATVSAGDKAS; encoded by the coding sequence ATGGACAGGCTCGTCGTCCGCGGCGCCCGTGAGCACAACCTCAAGGACGTCCACCTCGACCTGCCCCGCGACGCGATGATCGTGTTCACGGGGCTCTCCGGATCAGGCAAGTCGAGCCTCGCGTTCGACACGATCTTCGCCGAGGGCCAGCGCCGCTACGTCGAGTCGCTGTCGGCCTACGCCCGCCAGTTCCTCGGCCAGATGGACAAGCCCGACGTCGACTTCATCGAGGGGCTGTCGCCGGCCGTCTCGATCGACCAGAAGTCGACCAACCGCAACCCGCGGTCGACCGTCGGCACCATCACCGAGGTCTACGACTACCTCCGCCTGCTCTACGCCCGCGCCGGGCAGCCGCACTGCCCCAACTGCGGCAAGCCGATCTCCCGCCAGACGCCCCAGCAGATCGTCGACCAGGTCCTGGCCATGACCGAGGGCACCCGCTTCCAGGTGCTGGCCCCGGTCGTGCGCGCCCGCAAGGGCGAGTACGTCGACCTGTTCAGCTCGCTGCAGACCCAGGGCTTCTCCCGCGTCCGCGTCGACGGCACGATCCACCCGCTGACCGAGCCGCCGAAGCTCAAGAAGCAGGAGAAGCACACGATCGAGGTGATCGTCGACCGGCTCACGGTCAAGGAGAGCGCCAAGCGGCGGCTCACCGACTCCGTCGAGACCGCACTCGGCCTCGCCGGCGGGCTGGTCGTGCTCGACTTCGTCGACCTGCCCGAGGGCGACCCGGAGCGGGAGCGCACCTTCTCCGAGCACCTGGCCTGCATCGACGACGGCCTGTCCTTCGAGGCGCTCGAGCCGCGCTCCTTCTCCTTCAACTCGCCCTTCGGCGCGTGCCCGGAGTGCACCGGCATCGGCACCCGCAAGGAGGTCGACCCCGAGCTCGTCGTCCCGGACCCGGGGAAGAGCCTGGGTGAGGGCGCGATCGCGCCGTGGGCCGGCTCGATGAGCAACGAGTACTTCCAGCGGCTGCTCGGCGGGCTCGCCGACATGAACGGCTTCTCGATGAACACCCCGTGGGAGGAGCTCCCCGCGAAGGTGCAGAAGTCGGTGCTGCACGGGTCCCCCGACCAGGTGCACGTGAAGTACAAGAACCGCTACGGCCGCGAGCGCAGCTACTACGCCGCCTTCGAGGGCGTGCTGCCCTTCCTCGAGCGCCGCCACGAGGACACCGACAGCGAGTTCATGAAGGACAAGTACGAGGGCTACATGCGCGACGTGCCCTGCCCGGTCTGTCACGGCACCCGGCTCAAGCCGGAGATCCTGGCCGTCAAGATGATGGGCCGCTCCATCGCCGAGGTCACCGGGCTGTCGATCGGGGAGGCCTCCGAGTGGCTCAACGCCCTCGAGCTCGGTGAGCGCGAGCGGGCGATCGCCGTCCAGGTGCTCCGGGAGATCCAGGCCCGGCTGTCCTTCCTCGTCTCCGTCGGGCTGGACTACCTGTCCCTGGACCGCCCGGCCGCCACGCTGGCCGGTGGGGAGGCGCAGCGCATCCGGCTGGCCACCCAGATCGGCTCCGGGCTGGTCGGCGTCCTCTACGTGCTCGACGAGCCGTCGATCGGGCTGCACCAGCGCGACAACGTCCGGCTGATCGAGACGCTGGTCCGGCTGCGCGACATGGGCAACACGCTCATCGTCGTGGAGCACGACGAGGACACCATCAAGCAGGCCGACTGGATCGTCGACATCGGTCCGGGCGCCGGCGAGCACGGTGGCGAGGTCGTGGTCAGCGGCAGCTACGCGGACCTGCTCGCCAGCGAGCGGTCGATCACCGGCCAGTACCTGTCCGGTCGCCGGGAGATCACCATCCCCAAGATCCGCCGCGAGCGGACGCCGGGCCGCGAGCTGGTGGTCAAGGGCGCGCGGGAGAACACCCTGCGCGGCATCGACGTGGCGTTCCCGCTGGGCATGCTGGTCGCGGTCACCGGGGTCTCCGGGTCGGGCAAGTCCAGCCTGGTCAACGACATCCTCTACACGACCCTGGCCAACGAGCTGAACCGCGCGCGGATGGTCCCGGGCCGGCACCGCACGATCACCGGGCTGGACCAGCTGGACAAGGTCGTCGGTGTCGACCAGTCGCCGATCGGGCGCACGCCGCGCTCCAACCCGGCCACCTACACCGGGGTCTGGGACCACGTCCGCAAGCTGTTCGCCAGCACGTCGGAGGCCAAGGTCCGCGGCTACCAGCCGGGCCGGTTCTCCTTCAACGTCAAGGGCGGCCGGTGCGAGGCGTGCTCCGGCGACGGCACGCTGAAGATCGAGATGAACTTCCTGCCCGACGTCTACGTCCCCTGCGAGGTGTGCAAGGGCGCCCGGTTCAACCGGGAGACCCTCGAGGTGCACTACAAGGGCAAGACGGTCGCCGAGGTGCTCAACATGCCGATCGAGGAGGCCGCGGACTTCTTCGCCGCGATCCCCGCCATCGCCCGGTACATGCGCACCCTCACCGACGTCGGCCTGGGCTACGTCCGGCTCGGCCAGCCGGCCACCACCCTCTCCGGTGGTGAGGCGCAGCGGGTCAAGCTGGCCAGCGAGCTGCAGAAGCGGTCCAACGGCCGCACGATCTACGTGCTCGACGAGCCGACCACCGGCCTGCACTTCGAGGACATCAACAAGCTGCTGCAGGTCGTCCAGGGTCTGGTCGACAAGGGCAACTCGGTCGTCGTCATCGAGCACAACCTCGACGTGATCAAGAGCGCCGACTGGGTCATCGACATGGGCCCCGAGGGCGGTTTCCGTGGCGGCCAGGTGGTCGCCGAGGGGACGCCGGAGTTCGTCGCCACCGTGCCGGAGAGCCACACCGGCCGGTTCCTGGCCGAGATCCTGGACGCCGACGCGGTCGCCGCGGCGGCCGAGGGGCCGAAGAAGCGGGCCCGGAAGAAGCCGCAGCTGGCCACCGTGTCGGCCGGGGACAAGGCCAGCTGA